Proteins encoded by one window of Manihot esculenta cultivar AM560-2 chromosome 10, M.esculenta_v8, whole genome shotgun sequence:
- the LOC110623944 gene encoding 40S ribosomal protein S17-3, translated as MGRVRTKTVKKSSRQVIERYYSKMTLDFHTNKKILEEVAIIPSKRLRNKIAGFSTHLMKRIQKGSVRGISLKLQEEERERRMDFVPEESAIKIDEIKVDKETIDMLAALGMSDIPGLVEFEPQPLVPSQVFGRGPAGAPGRRF; from the coding sequence ATGGGTCGTGTTCGCACTAAGACAGTGAAGAAGTCCTCTCGTCAGGTCATTGAGAGGTACTACTCTAAAATGACCTTGGACTTCCACACCAACAAGAAGATCTTGGAAGAGGTTGCTATCATCCCCTCAAAGCGGCTTCGTAACAAGATTGCTGGATTTTCTACCCACCTTATGAAGCGAATTCAAAAGGGTTCTGTTCGTGGTATCTCTTTGAAACTGCAAGAGGAAGAGCGTGAACGCCGCATGGACTTTGTGCCGGAAGAGTCCGCTATTAAGATTGATGAGATTAAGGTTGATAAGGAGACAATTGACATGCTTGCTGCCCTTGGTATGTCAGATATCCCTGGGCTTGTTGAGTTTGAACCTCAGCCTTTGGTTCCATCCCAGGTCTTTGGCAGGGGTCCGGCTGGTGCACCTGGAAGGAGGTTCTGA